The Choristoneura fumiferana chromosome 11, NRCan_CFum_1, whole genome shotgun sequence genome includes a region encoding these proteins:
- the LOC141432658 gene encoding RNA helicase aquarius-like, with amino-acid sequence MVKQPLSNNIYSQKAAFAKFPDLRLFALANVASVDTRDSLHKHFGSLSDKALRAIATHLNLVPPEGKQDEAPHYRVDKEFLKELLISRHERRISQLEELNSMPLYPTEEVIWDENVVPTEIYSGENCLALPKLNLQFLTLHDYLLRNFNLFRLESTYEIRQDIEDSVYRLAPWRAEDGSVYFGGWARMAHPIQSFAVVEVAKPNIGDKAPSRVRADVTVALSVRNEIKHEWESLRKHDVCFLVTVRPTQGIGTKYDYRKSMVEQAGIVYVRGCEVEGMLDAAGRVIEEGPEPRPQLDGDSRTFRLLLDPNQYRLDLDRASKGKEDVYETFNIVMRRKPKENNFKAVLETIRELMNTECVVPEWLHDIVLGYGDPGQAHYTRMPNEIPTLDFNDTFLDMEHLRNSFPGYEIKVKTDDPRKLVRPFKVTFENVLRKQELGESAMEEDDERKSIVVEPHVQPKRGPYLYNEPKKNNILFTPTQLEAIRSGMQPGLTLVVGPPGTGKTDVAVQIISNLYHNFPWQRTLVVTHSNQALNQLFEKVAELDVDERHLLRLGHGEEALQTDKDFSR; translated from the exons atggtgaaacagccccttagtaataatatttattcacagaaAGCAGCCTTCGCAAAGTTTCCGGACCTACGCCTGTTCGCCCTAGCCAATGTCGCCAGTGTTGACACACGGGACTCCTTGCACAAACATTTCGGTAGCCTAAG TGACAAGGCCTTACGAGCTATCGCCACACACCTGAACCTGGTTCCACCTGAAGGCAAGCAAGATGAAGCTCCGCATTACAGGGTGGATAAAGAGTTCCTCAAGGAGTTACTG ATATCACGTCACGAGCGACGTATATCCCAACTTGAAGAGCTGAACTCTATGCCCCTGTATCCCACCGAGGAAGTGATCTGGGATGAAAACGTGGTTCCAACGGAGATTTACAGCGGGGAGAACTGCCTGGCGCTGCCGAAACTCAACCTTCAGTTCTTGACACTGCACGACTATCTGCTAAGGAACTTCAATTTGTTCAGACTCGAAAGCACAT atgaaatacgtCAAGATATAGAAGATTCAGTCTACCGATTGGCTCCATG GCGGGCAGAAGATGGCAGTGTATACTTCGGTGGCTGGGCTCGCATGGCTCATCCCATTCAATCATTCGCTGTCGTCGAAGTCGCCAAACCAAACATCGGCGACAAAGCGCCATCCAGGGTCCGTGCTGACGTCACCGTGGCTCTGAGCGTGCGCAATGAGATCAAACACGAATGGGAAAGCCTCAGGAAACATGACGTGTGCTTCTTAGTCACTGTGCGGCCCACGCAGGGCATAG GTACCAAATATGACTACAGAAAGAGCATGGTGGAACAAGCAGGCATTGTGTACGTGCGTGGATGTGAGGTCGAAGGCATGTTGGATGCAGCTGGAAGGGTCATAGAGGAAGGCCCAGAACCACGACCGCAGCTTGACGGTGACTCCAGAACCTTCCGCCTGCTCTTAGATCCCAACCAGTACAGGCTGGACCTCGATCGCGCCAGCAAAGGGAAAGAG GATGTCTACGAGACTTTCAACATTGTTATGCGGCGAAAGCCAAAAGAAAACAATTTCAAAGCTGTTTTGGAAACTATCCGGGAACTAATGAATACTGAATGTGTTGTCCCGGAATGGCTCCACGATATCGTGCTGGGTTACGGAGATCCTGGCCAAGCACATTACACCAG AATGCCCAATGAAATCCCTACCCTGGATTTCAACGACACGTTTCTGGACATGGAACATTTGCGGAACAGTTTCCCGGGATACGAGATAAAAGTGAAAACTGATGACCCTCGGAAGCTTGTCAGACCTTTCAA GGTAACGTTCGAAAACGTTCTTCGGAAGCAGGAGCTCGGCGAAAGCGCAATGGAGGAGGACGACGAGCGTAAATCCATTGTGGTGGAGCCGCATGTCCAGCCGAAACGGGGACCGTACCTCTACAATGAGCCCAAGAA GAACAACATATTATTTACGCCGACGCAGCTCGAGGCCATTCGTTCCGGGATGCAACCTGGATTGACTCTAGTTGTGGGGCCTCCGGGAACAG GTAAAACGGACGTCGCAGTGCAGATAATATCCAACTTGTACCACAACTTCCCGTGGCAGCGCACTCTGGTGGTCACCCACAGCAATCAAGCGCTCAATCAGCTGTTCGAGAAAGTGGCCGAACTGGACGTGGACGAGCGGCATCTGTTACGTCTCGGACACGGGGAGGAGGCGTTGCAGACTGATAAGGACTTCTCCAGGTGA